The sequence GTTCTCGATGCCTGTCCCTGGTGTCTGCTTGAACAACAAGCCAGGATCTTCTTTTTCAATTCCCCGGTAGATGCTGGTTCGGTCGGTTTTGATTTTGAACCGAGTAAGTTTGATCTTGCCAGAGTATGGGATGAGATAAACGCAATTCCCTCACCAGGAGCGGCCCCGCTTGTCAATCCGGCCGCGCTACGGGTACATCCAACCCCCTTACCCGATGAATTGAACAGCTCCTTCCGTATTTTCAAAGCGAGTCGCTATCGTCGCGAGCGGAAAAGACGCGAGGCCGCGCTGGAAAATGCCCGCAGTGTCTTTGCCTCACGTCTCGCCAAGTGGAAGGAAGAGGCCGGTGATGAGGTATTTAACAAAAAGTTTCGGGAACTTTTCCATTTTCATCTGGAGTACGAGCAACTACTGCGCATTTTTGAAATAGAACGCGAGCAGTTCCGCATCCAGACACAGGGCCGACCGCTGGTACGCCTATTGAGGATCATCTTTCGACGGAAATCCCAGAAGGCGGCCGTGGTGTCGGTGGGAATATCGCGAGTAACGGACCAAAAAACCGCGAAAAAGAATCAGAAAACGGGCGCAAAGAAAAAAGGCCGGGGTTTCTTCGGTCAAGCCAAGGATGAGGTATCGGAGGATACTACCGCTTTTGTGCAACGCTTTATCCATCAACGTGATCAACTAGAGGTAGCATTGGGGGGCGGGGCAGCGCAATTACGACAGTTGCATGAACAGATTATCTTTACTCGTCAGGCAATGTACACCCCATTGATGGATGCGGCGCAGGTTCTTGCCCAGGCAGAGGCGGATTTGCGCGTGATGCGCGAATAACGCGGAATCGCTGGCCTACCGTAGACGTTTCAATATTGAGTCCCCTCCGAAAAGCGGGGGACTCATGATTATGTTCCACACATTCGCTGCATTGGTGAAGAGAAAACCGGGAAAGGAAAGAAAACGCGTACCGCCCGACGCTGGGTGGTCGAGCGGACAATTGCCTGAGTGAAAGATTTTCGGGCGATTCGTTACCCGTTACATCTGTAAAGCAAGAAATTACTTGGCGATGGTCCATTTAGGTTGTGCATTGATTATCTTGAGGAAAATCATAAATAACGCAAATTCTGTGCCGGACATCCTCTAGGCCTCACGGACTTTTCTTCGATAGGGTTGCTCTAACCGGCGATGCTTGCGGGTGTAACTGCTCAGTTACGGTTATTCTGCTCATTCCTCTGGGTCGGCGAGCCAAGCAACGATGCGTTCGAGACGTTCCAGAGGGTCGTCCAACTCCAATAGAGTCTGCTTGAAGGCTAAACCCAAGGGCAGAACCTCCGCGAGACGACCACCAACCCAGACCGCATCATCCATGCGGCGCGGGCCAGGGTCATAGACCGCCCCCAACCGATTCAGTAACTCCTCGAGGCCACGAACCAGGGCAGCGTAGGTCTGGGGTAGGAAAACCTCGGGCTCGGGGGGCAACAACTCTACCCGGGCAAGGATGAGTTGGTCCGGTTGCACTCGTCGTTCGCGTATCCGCACCCGTCGCTCACCCTCCGTGAGTAGGTTGAGCAATCCGTCCGGTCCTTGATCCCAATCGCGAATGCGCACCAACGTCCCAACATCATGAGGCAAGGCGGCATGACCCACCTCGTTGCCCGAGCGGATCAACACCACTCCAAAACCGATATCTTCGCGCAAACAACGGGCAACCATCTGCAAATAGCGTGGCTCGAAGATACGCAAGCGCAACGTCCCGCCAGGAAAGAGGACGCTATGTAGCGGAAAAAGAGGCATCTCAGGTTCATTCATACTCATGGTCCTCTCCCACCACTCTCTCGGGGTTCACCCCAACGCACCAAAAGTTGATGTTCAATACCGAGGTGGTCAAGAACCCGCGCCACCACGAAGTCCACAACGTCCGCAACGGACGTTGGCCAATGATAGAAACCCGGATTGGGGGGCAAAATCACCACGCCTAGACGCGCTAGGCGTAGCATATTTTCGAGGTGGATAACAGAAAAGGGAGATTCACGGGGTACCAGAATCAATCGGCGTCCTTCCTTGATACAGACATCCGCTGCACGTTCGATGAGATTGTCGGAGCTACCGACCGCAATGGCGGCTAACGTCCCCATGGTACATGGACAAACCACCATCGCCGCAGGAGGATTGGACCCCGAAGCCAAAGACGCCGACCATTCCTGATGACCAAAAACACGCAACCGACCCGCAGCAACGCCATAGCGTCGTATCAGAATCCCCTCTATCTCACAAGACTGTTCAGGAAGATTGAGGTCGGTTTCCATGGCGAGTACCACCCGAGCCGCCGGCGACACCATCAGGTAGACCCGCTGTTCCGCCTCCAATAGACATTCCAACAAGCGAAGACCGTAAGGAGCGCCGGAAGCGCCAGTGTAAGCAAGGGCAATGGGTCCGACAGACATAACGTGCCCCCTTATTTGATGTGGGCAAGGATCCCGTCCAACTCGTCCAAACTATTGTACTGAATGACCAATCGTCCTTTACCCCGCACACCATGATGGAAAACAACCTGTGCCCCAAGACGCTCCGCGAGATCGTCCTGAAGGCGACGAATGTTGGGGTCAACGGAACGGGAACGCTCTGACGCGGGTTTTTCCTTGGGAGGGGGAGGAGCATCCGCCAAAAGATTGCGCACCAATTCCTCGGTCTCACGCACGGTCAGCTCTTGGCCTGCTACCGTACGCGCCGCCTCGATCTGGCGCTCGCGGTCCTCCAGGGCAAGCAGGCTACGGGCATGACCCATCTCCATGTCCCCGTTCTCGACCATGGTTCGAACCTCGGGCTGGAGGGACAATAACCGCAACAGATTGCTCACCGCCGCACGGGAACGACCCACCGCCTGGGCCGCCTCCTCGTGGGTAAGGGAAAACTCATTTACCAGACGTTGGAGGGCAGTAGCCTCCTCCAGAGGATTGAGATTTTCTCGCTGGATATTTTCGATGAGGGAGATGGCTAATGCAGCGGAGTCAGGGACATCCCGCACCACCGCCGGAATCTCGGGCAGCCCCGCCATCTGGGACGCACGCCAACGCCGCTCGCCCGCGATCAACTCATAGCGAGAACCGTCCCCCAGCGGACGCACCACCACCGGCTGGACCACTCCCTGGACGCGGATCGAGGCGGCCAGCTCCTCCAAGGTATCCTGGTGCAAGTCTACCCGTGGCTGATAACGGCCCCGTTGGATCCGATCCACGGAGATCTGACGCAACTGTGGCCCCGTTGGCAGGGTCTCAACCACTGCCACAACCTCCGTCGCCATCTCTCCAGTCATCGGTGCCTTGGGCGGTTGCCCTTCACTCTGCTCACGCTCACCACTTGCTACCCCAAGCAATACATCCAAACCTCGCCCCAGACCTCGCCTCTTCACCGTAATCGTTCTCCAAAATCCACGCGGTATACGCGCGTCCGGGGAGTGTACCCTGTACCAAGACTTCCCGGAACGCCGCCACTAGCCGCTGGTAAAACCGAAAGAGATCAGGCGGCGCTACACTGCCACCTCCCGACCTTTCATCCCAACTTTTCGCCTGCACCTCGAAGCGGCCAACCGCTACGGTGTCTTAATCGGAAAAGCCGCCTCGCGACGCGCCATCTCGCTGGCTAGGGCCATATAGGCCAGCGCCCCACGAGAACCACGGTCATACAACAACACCGGCTGGCCGTGGCTGGGGGCCTCTGCCAAGCGCACATTACGCGGGATGATCGTGGTATAAACCTGATCTCGAAAATGGGTAAGAAGCTGTATCGACACCTCGTTAGCGAGATTATTGCGCGGGTCGAACATGGTGCGCAGGAGGCCAGCGATCCGCAATTGAGGATTGAGCTTGGTACGGATCTTTTCGATGGTATTAATCAGGGAGCTAAGCCCTTCTAGTGCGTAGTATTCACACTGGATCGGGATCAGGGCGGCGTGGGCCGCCACCAGTGCGTTCACCGTCAACATATTGAGGGAAGGGGGACAGTCCACCAGGATGTAATCGTATTTGTCCCGCACCTGCGCTAGGGCAAGGCGCAGACGCTGCTCTCGCATCTTGGCATCGAGCAGTTCCACCTCGGCGGCGGTCAAATTGCCATTGGCAGGCGACAACGCATAACCCGCCTCGGACAGAGGCACCACCACCTCGGAGAGGTGCAAGTTACCCATTATCATCTCGTAGCTAGACCCCTTTTCGAGGCGAGCTTTGTCTACGCCACTGCCCATGGTGGCATTGCCCTGGGGGTCTAGGTCCACCAATAGCACACGGTGCTGATTGGCCCCCAGAGATGCCGCTAGGTTGACACTGGTCGTGGTCTTACCAACTCCACCCTTCTGATTGGTTACTGCGATAATCTTGGCCATTTGGATAAATTCTGTGCTCTCTATCTGTCAGGCACCCGGCCCGAAACCTTGATAACGGACAATGCAACGACTCGTCACCATCGGGCATTCTATCGAAGATATCCACCTCATCCATAGCTAACCATCCGAATTACCAACCTAATTTTACAGCCCCAGTCCTCGTGCGGTTTGATAGAAGACAAAAGATACCAACCAGGCCAATCCCACCGACCAAGCCAACGACAGAAGGGTGTAGGAAAGGCTACGAGACTCGCTACGGAGGGTCGCCAGTGCAGAAAGGCAGGGAACATACAACAAGGTAAAGAGCATAAAACTGACGCCCTGTACCCAATCAATCTGGCCAGCCATGATTCCCGCCAAGGCGTCACCCGAGGCGCCGTAGATGACAGCAAGCGATCCAATCACAATTTCCTTAGCGACAAAACCAAAGATTAGGGCGATCGCAAGACGCAGATCGATACCGATGGGGTCGAGCACCGGGGCAAGGGCGGTGCCAATATGACCAGCCCAGGTGGCAGGACTAGCCGGGGCGACATCCGTGGGTAGGTGGGTAAGCAACCACACCATCACGACCCCCAGGATGATGAAAGAGGTAGCACGGCGCAGGAAGTGATGGATTTCCAGCCAGCCACGCAACCACATCTGACGAATCGTGGGCAGACGATAGGGCGGTAGCTCTAGGGCAAAAGGCTCTTGGCTACGAAAGGTTTTGCGAAATAGAAAGGCAGTCAGGAAGGCAGCTGCAAAGCTCATCAGATACAGACCGAACAGGACCAGCGGGGCACGAATCGGATCAAATAAGGCAGCCGTCAAGAAAATGAAGACCTGAAGCCGCGCTGAACACAGCGAGAAGGGGATAATCAACATACTGAGTAGGCGCAATGGACGTGAGCGCATCACTCGAGTCCCCATCAAGGCTGGGACGTTGCATCCAAACCCCATCAACAGCATCACGAAACTGCGCCCATCTAGTCCCATGCGAGCCATCAAGGCATCGGTTAGGAAGGCAGCCCGAGATAGATAGCCACTATCCTCGACCAATGCCATGAATAGGAAAAACAGAATGATCAGCGGAACAAAGGAGGCTACCGTCCCAACACCATCATAGATCCCATCCGCCAATAAACCTTGAAGCAGTGACGGCATACCGCTGCTGTCGAGCAGCGGGACCAAAACCGCCCCCTTGAAACCTTGCAGAAGGGTGGCAATAACGTCCTGGAGTGGCTTACCCAGGGTAAAAACTCCCTGAAACAACAGATACATCAACCCGAGAAAGAGCGGTGGACCGAAGAGGGGATGGAGGGCAACTCGGTCAATGCGATCGGTGATGCTGTCAGGCAGGTGTCGGGGGATGTCTACTGTCGCCCGCAGGACCTGCTCCATCTCCACCTCGATCTGATGATTCGTACCGAAGCCCGCGCACAGTTCTGCCAAAGGCAGAGAATGGTTATGGCTGAGGGCGCGACGGATCGTCTCCTGAGCCGTGGAATAACCCTCACCATATTTGGCAGAGAGCATCACCACCGGCATCTCCAACAATTGCGCCATCTCAACCGTATCTACACGGATGCCAAGATGACGCGCCTCATCCGCCATATTAAGCAGCACTACCGCCGGTAATCCCAGGTGTTTGATCTGAAGGGCAAGACTCAGTTGGCGTTCGATCTGAGTAGTGTTGAGGATGATAAGTACTAGATCGAGTGGGTTGTGCTCCAAGAAGTGGCGCACCAACATCTCATCATCGGTAAAACCATGCAGATCGTAGACTCCGGGCAGATCTACCAGTTCCACCATATCGCCACCCAACAACAGCCGAGCCCCCAACAGCTCCACCGTGACTCCAGGCCAGTTACCCACACGGGCAGAGGCCCCGGTCATGCGATTGAATAGGGTAGATTTGCCGGTGTTGGGCATACCCAGCAAGGCGATATGTTTCATCAGTGTCCCCGAGAAACCCCGCCCTTGAGGGCGGGGAGGAAAGGGGACGGTTTTTTTCCGCCCCATTGGATAGCAAAATCTTTAAAGTTGCCGGTCTTTCCCGGCTGTCAGCCCGTAAGGGCCTAGTGACGCACACCTTACGGTGTGGCTCCCCTCGCCAATGTTGCAACGCAGCTTCGATTCTTGCGAACCTTGCAGCAGACCGTTTCGTGCGTACCCGTCGCGTGTCTGCTTCTGCTGCTTTCAGAGCTTGGAGTTGAGGAAGCGCCCCAAGGTGAGTCTTGTACTTCGTTGCAACGTAGTCCGATTTCTCGGACTAAGGCTGGTCAATCTCGGGCTTGCTTTCACAAGCCACGGGCTTTAGCCCGGGGTGATTGACGGCGAAGGACCGCTATCGGTGGGCAACCATTCACTCTCCCCTCCCAACGGGAGAGGAAGTGGTTACATTCGGTGGGACTCAGCAATTAGCACAGGATACATGTCGCTGAGGTTAGGGGGGGGTCGGTGACCGTCTGGCGCAGTATCAAACCGAAGAGACATCGATACGGGCTGCCTCGGCGCGACGCAGCATCACATCAGTAGTACCCAGACGAATCTGGATAGGTCCTCCCAGTGGAGCACAACGTACCACCGTCACCGGGCGACCAATTCTAAAACCGAGGGCGGCAAGTCGATGGGCAAAACCATCCACCGCGTGTAGACCCCGCACCACCGCCCCCTGTCCTGCTACAAGGGTCGACAGAGAAATGGTAGAGAGGGAGGGAAACGTAGACATTGGGATACCTTAGATTGTGGAGATTTAGCAAACTGTTCTGCCCTGAGTGACGAAATCATCCCCCGAACAGACAGAACATTAATGAGTTTTAGCCTTCTTGGGGGTACCACTCAATGCACTGTCGCCCTCCCTGACACACTGCCCGCAACCATTACAATCGGTGCAATCTCGAGTTTGGATCCGATCCAACGCCTGCCCCAAACTCACCGCACTACGCCGACAGGCGACAAAGGGCAAACCATGATCCTTTGCCATCTGCTTGAAGTTTCTTGCTACGTTGTGACCAATGAAATCAGTGAACAACACCATTAACTCAGCCTTACCCATAGCACCCACCACCTTACGCTGGGCACCAGGGTTACGACCCGCAATGTGCAAAGAATCGTTATAACCACGATTCTTTAACAGTTGATCGATGTTACCTAGGCGATCCGCCCCTACTAGGATGACCATGTGTCGCCTCCAGTGATTTGTTGAGCATCGTACGCCTTTATTAAATGATAAGGATTCTCATTTCCGGTGTCAACACACGCCGAGAAAATCACAACTTTACCAGAAAAGGGGAATAACCAATTGATTTATCAAGGAAGGATAGCTAGAAGGGGGATATTAGTGGTGCATGGTGAGGTGGGCATGCGTCCCTTGGCCTACCCACACGGAACGGAGGTAATAACGGAGGTGATGTAGCGCCTAATCCCTATCAGCAATTTCTAGCTTCAGCCTCCCCGTGGGCTCCATCCTCCCATACCTGTTTCAGAATCATCACCGGCAAGACGCAATCCTTGGATTTCAGCCTGCTTGCCTTCACTGAGATTGATACGTAGGCGCAGATTATTTTGAGAGTCGGCATTCCGTAGTGCTTCTTCCTGGGTAATCAGTCCCTCTTTGTAGAGTCGGTAGAGGTCGCTGTCGAAGGTACGCATTCCCTGGGGCTCCGAACGCTCCATTACTGCCTTAATGCCGTCAAATTCCCCACGCTTAATCAAGTCGGCGATTAGTGGACTGGCAAGTAGGATCTCAAAGGCCCCCACGCGTCCACCGCGAACACCTGGAATAAGTCGTTGCGAGATTACCGCCCGCAGGTTGAGCGATAGATCCATGAGAAGCTGGGAACGTTTTTCCTCGGGGAAGAAATTGATGATTCGGTCAAGCGCCTGATTGGCGTTATTAGAATGGAGCGTACTGATACAGAGGTGGCCGGTCTCAGCAAAAGCGATGGCGTGTTCCATCGTCTCTCGTTCTCGGATCTCACCAATCAGGATAACGTCTGGTGCCTGTCGTAATGTGTTTTTGAGTGCGTCGGCATAACTCTCAGTATCGACCCCCACCTCACGCTGATTAACAATAGAACGTCGATTGGGATGAACAAACTCCACAGGGTCTTCAATGGTGATAATGTGGCCAGAGCTATTCGCGTTTCGATAATCAATCAGGGAAGCGAGCGAGGTTGATTTACCTGAACCAGTGGCCCCAACCACCAGTACGAGGCCACGCTTGATCATGATGACCTTACTCAGGATCGTCGGCAGCCCCAAAGTTTCCATCGAGGGGATAATGGTGCGAATATGACGCACCACCATGGCCACCTGATTGCGCTGTTTGAAAATATTGATGCGAAAACGCCCGGCACCGGCCAGAGAATAGGCAAGATTCATCTCAGGGCGACGTTCGAAGACCTCGA comes from Gammaproteobacteria bacterium and encodes:
- the ubiX gene encoding Flavin prenyltransferase UbiX, which codes for MSVGPIALAYTGASGAPYGLRLLECLLEAEQRVYLMVSPAARVVLAMETDLNLPEQSCEIEGILIRRYGVAAGRLRVFGHQEWSASLASGSNPPAAMVVCPCTMGTLAAIAVGSSDNLIERAADVCIKEGRRLILVPRESPFSVIHLENMLRLARLGVVILPPNPGFYHWPTSVADVVDFVVARVLDHLGIEHQLLVRWGEPRESGGRGP
- a CDS encoding ferrous iron transport protein A — encoded protein: MSTFPSLSTISLSTLVAGQGAVVRGLHAVDGFAHRLAALGFRIGRPVTVVRCAPLGGPIQIRLGTTDVMLRRAEAARIDVSSV
- the parB gene encoding putative chromosome-partitioning protein ParB (Evidence 3 : Putative function from multiple computational evidences); this encodes MKRRGLGRGLDVLLGVASGEREQSEGQPPKAPMTGEMATEVVAVVETLPTGPQLRQISVDRIQRGRYQPRVDLHQDTLEELAASIRVQGVVQPVVVRPLGDGSRYELIAGERRWRASQMAGLPEIPAVVRDVPDSAALAISLIENIQRENLNPLEEATALQRLVNEFSLTHEEAAQAVGRSRAAVSNLLRLLSLQPEVRTMVENGDMEMGHARSLLALEDRERQIEAARTVAGQELTVRETEELVRNLLADAPPPPKEKPASERSRSVDPNIRRLQDDLAERLGAQVVFHHGVRGKGRLVIQYNSLDELDGILAHIK
- the feoB gene encoding Fe(2+) transporter FeoB codes for the protein MGRKKTVPFPPRPQGRGFSGTLMKHIALLGMPNTGKSTLFNRMTGASARVGNWPGVTVELLGARLLLGGDMVELVDLPGVYDLHGFTDDEMLVRHFLEHNPLDLVLIILNTTQIERQLSLALQIKHLGLPAVVLLNMADEARHLGIRVDTVEMAQLLEMPVVMLSAKYGEGYSTAQETIRRALSHNHSLPLAELCAGFGTNHQIEVEMEQVLRATVDIPRHLPDSITDRIDRVALHPLFGPPLFLGLMYLLFQGVFTLGKPLQDVIATLLQGFKGAVLVPLLDSSGMPSLLQGLLADGIYDGVGTVASFVPLIILFFLFMALVEDSGYLSRAAFLTDALMARMGLDGRSFVMLLMGFGCNVPALMGTRVMRSRPLRLLSMLIIPFSLCSARLQVFIFLTAALFDPIRAPLVLFGLYLMSFAAAFLTAFLFRKTFRSQEPFALELPPYRLPTIRQMWLRGWLEIHHFLRRATSFIILGVVMVWLLTHLPTDVAPASPATWAGHIGTALAPVLDPIGIDLRLAIALIFGFVAKEIVIGSLAVIYGASGDALAGIMAGQIDWVQGVSFMLFTLLYVPCLSALATLRSESRSLSYTLLSLAWSVGLAWLVSFVFYQTARGLGL
- a CDS encoding Lon N-terminal domain-containing protein, with the translated sequence MSMNEPEMPLFPLHSVLFPGGTLRLRIFEPRYLQMVARCLREDIGFGVVLIRSGNEVGHAALPHDVGTLVRIRDWDQGPDGLLNLLTEGERRVRIRERRVQPDQLILARVELLPPEPEVFLPQTYAALVRGLEELLNRLGAVYDPGPRRMDDAVWVGGRLAEVLPLGLAFKQTLLELDDPLERLERIVAWLADPEE
- the pilU gene encoding Type IV pilus ATPase PilU; its protein translation is MELDDYLRIMVSRNASDLYLTTAASASIKVDGVMTPIEPTLLPPDRVRSIAYPLMRPDQIEVFERRPEMNLAYSLAGAGRFRINIFKQRNQVAMVVRHIRTIIPSMETLGLPTILSKVIMIKRGLVLVVGATGSGKSTSLASLIDYRNANSSGHIITIEDPVEFVHPNRRSIVNQREVGVDTESYADALKNTLRQAPDVILIGEIRERETMEHAIAFAETGHLCISTLHSNNANQALDRIINFFPEEKRSQLLMDLSLNLRAVISQRLIPGVRGGRVGAFEILLASPLIADLIKRGEFDGIKAVMERSEPQGMRTFDSDLYRLYKEGLITQEEALRNADSQNNLRLRINLSEGKQAEIQGLRLAGDDSETGMGGWSPRGG
- a CDS encoding hypothetical protein (Evidence 5 : Unknown function), with the translated sequence MVILVGADRLGNIDQLLKNRGYNDSLHIAGRNPGAQRKVVGAMGKAELMVLFTDFIGHNVARNFKQMAKDHGLPFVACRRSAVSLGQALDRIQTRDCTDCNGCGQCVREGDSALSGTPKKAKTH
- a CDS encoding chromosome partitioning protein codes for the protein MAKIIAVTNQKGGVGKTTTSVNLAASLGANQHRVLLVDLDPQGNATMGSGVDKARLEKGSSYEMIMGNLHLSEVVVPLSEAGYALSPANGNLTAAEVELLDAKMREQRLRLALAQVRDKYDYILVDCPPSLNMLTVNALVAAHAALIPIQCEYYALEGLSSLINTIEKIRTKLNPQLRIAGLLRTMFDPRNNLANEVSIQLLTHFRDQVYTTIIPRNVRLAEAPSHGQPVLLYDRGSRGALAYMALASEMARREAAFPIKTP